One Nocardioides luti DNA window includes the following coding sequences:
- a CDS encoding DUF1697 domain-containing protein — protein sequence MATYIGFLRAINLGAKRKFPKDAIVTAVEAAGFTEVATYINTGNVRFDTKLRSRSKIEAALEKAFRAEAGFEVPTIVFTPKELAAIAEEAASFDHPGKHYVSLLKEAPSAAAVAKVEELGTRDGESARVGGRAVHLLLGDNYHEARLTNALVEKHLGVATNRNVTVIRTLAEKWC from the coding sequence ATGGCGACCTACATCGGCTTCCTGCGGGCGATCAACCTCGGGGCGAAGCGCAAGTTCCCCAAGGACGCGATCGTGACGGCCGTCGAGGCGGCCGGCTTCACCGAGGTGGCGACGTACATCAACACCGGCAACGTCCGCTTCGACACGAAGCTGCGCTCGCGCTCGAAGATCGAGGCCGCGCTGGAGAAGGCCTTCCGGGCCGAGGCAGGCTTCGAGGTGCCGACGATCGTCTTCACCCCGAAGGAGCTCGCGGCGATCGCGGAGGAGGCGGCGTCGTTCGACCACCCCGGCAAGCACTACGTCTCGCTGCTCAAGGAGGCGCCGAGCGCGGCGGCCGTCGCGAAGGTCGAGGAGCTCGGCACCCGCGACGGTGAGTCCGCCCGCGTCGGCGGGCGCGCCGTGCACCTGCTGCTCGGCGACAACTACCACGAGGCCAGGCTGACCAACGCGCTCGTCGAGAAGCACCTCGGCGTCGCCACCAACCGCAACGTCACCGTCATCCGGACGCTCGCCGAGAAGTGGTGCTGA
- a CDS encoding MoaD/ThiS family protein: protein MAIEVRIPTILRTYTNGEKAVNGDGASLSALIDDLEANHPGLKDRLIENGDLRRFVNVYINDEDVRFIGGLEAELSDGDQVVVLPAVAGGSRYTLA from the coding sequence ATGGCGATCGAGGTCCGGATCCCCACCATCCTGCGCACCTACACCAACGGCGAGAAGGCCGTGAACGGTGACGGCGCCAGCCTGAGCGCGCTGATCGACGACCTCGAGGCGAACCACCCGGGCCTCAAGGACCGCCTGATCGAGAACGGCGACCTGCGCCGCTTCGTCAACGTCTACATCAACGACGAGGACGTGCGCTTCATCGGCGGCCTGGAGGCCGAGCTCAGCGACGGCGACCAGGTCGTCGTGCTGCCGGCCGTCGCCGGTGGGTCTCGATACACCCTCGCCTAG
- the clpS gene encoding ATP-dependent Clp protease adapter ClpS: protein MSAASPVEVEPTTVPEGSTLLATPWVTIVWNDPVNLMSYVTYVFQKYFGYDKKKAEKLMMEVHEDGKSVVSTGTREEMERDVQAMHEYGLWATMDKAS from the coding sequence GTGTCCGCCGCCAGTCCCGTCGAGGTCGAGCCGACCACCGTTCCGGAGGGCAGCACCCTCCTCGCCACCCCCTGGGTGACGATCGTGTGGAACGACCCGGTCAACCTGATGTCCTACGTCACCTACGTCTTCCAGAAGTACTTCGGCTACGACAAGAAGAAGGCGGAGAAGCTGATGATGGAGGTGCACGAGGACGGCAAGTCCGTCGTCAGCACCGGGACGCGCGAGGAGATGGAGCGCGACGTCCAGGCGATGCACGAGTACGGCCTCTGGGCCACCATGGACAAGGCCTCGTGA
- a CDS encoding MarR family winged helix-turn-helix transcriptional regulator — protein sequence MPTTDPHDVQELSSDLVVYAARLVRAVRRMHELPPGFRVLSLLDEHGPLGISQLAALDRCSQPTMSGAVASLVERRLVDKRPNPADARSSVITLSEHGREELTRVRQSYGATVAGRLDQHPEHSPEDLATAVAVLRDLLDTPTDSTRGTL from the coding sequence GTGCCCACCACCGACCCCCACGACGTCCAGGAGCTCAGCAGCGACCTGGTCGTGTACGCCGCCCGCCTGGTGCGCGCGGTGCGCCGGATGCACGAGCTGCCGCCCGGCTTCCGGGTGCTGTCCCTCCTCGACGAGCACGGCCCCCTCGGGATCAGCCAGCTCGCCGCGCTGGACCGCTGCTCGCAGCCGACCATGTCCGGCGCCGTCGCGTCGCTGGTCGAGCGTCGCCTGGTCGACAAGCGGCCGAACCCCGCCGACGCCCGCAGCAGCGTGATCACGTTGAGCGAGCACGGACGCGAGGAGCTGACCCGGGTCCGGCAGAGCTACGGCGCCACCGTGGCGGGCCGCCTCGACCAGCACCCCGAGCACTCCCCCGAGGACCTCGCCACGGCCGTCGCCGTGCTCCGCGACCTCCTCGACACCCCGACCGACTCCACGAGAGGAACGCTGTGA
- a CDS encoding isochorismatase family protein, with amino-acid sequence MKRALIVVDVQNDFCEGGSLPVPGGAEVAHAVADVLHRWSSRSPDAPDYAHVVATKDHHVDPGSHWSSEPDFVDSWPVHCEVGTDGEAFHPNLDPQPFDAVFLKGQHAAAYSGFEGSTADGTGLADWLRQHEVTEVDVCGLATDHCVRATALDAAGAGFATRVVTALSAGITPATTAAALDELRGAGVSVA; translated from the coding sequence ATGAAGCGCGCGCTGATCGTCGTCGACGTCCAGAACGACTTCTGCGAGGGCGGCTCGCTGCCGGTGCCCGGGGGCGCCGAGGTGGCCCACGCCGTCGCGGACGTCCTGCACCGGTGGTCGTCCCGCTCGCCCGACGCCCCGGACTACGCCCACGTCGTCGCCACCAAGGACCACCACGTCGACCCCGGGTCGCACTGGTCCTCCGAGCCGGACTTCGTCGACTCCTGGCCCGTGCACTGCGAGGTCGGGACCGACGGCGAGGCCTTCCACCCCAACCTGGACCCCCAGCCCTTCGACGCGGTCTTCCTCAAGGGGCAGCACGCGGCGGCGTACTCCGGTTTCGAGGGCAGCACCGCCGACGGGACCGGGCTGGCCGACTGGCTGCGGCAGCACGAGGTCACCGAGGTCGACGTCTGCGGGCTGGCGACCGACCACTGCGTCCGGGCGACCGCGCTGGACGCCGCCGGGGCGGGCTTCGCGACCCGCGTGGTGACCGCGCTCAGCGCCGGCATCACCCCGGCGACGACGGCCGCCGCCCTCGACGAGCTGCGGGGAGCGGGTGTCTCCGTTGCCTGA
- a CDS encoding MFS transporter, producing the protein MTHAVTDTRTTHEAPTDSPGGGFFDQPRAVWAVAFACVISFMGIGLVDPILKSIADQLDATPSQVSLLFTSYMAVMGVAMLVTGVVSSRIGAKKTLLSGLALIIVFSALAGMSDSIGAIVAFRAGWGLGNALFIATALSTIVTAARGSVAQAIILFEAALGLGIAAGPLLGGALGSISWRAPFLGVAGLMTIALVATTFLLPSTPAVGRRTSLADPFRALRYPGLLTIALTALFYNMGFFTLLAFTPFPLDMNAHQVGLIFFGWGLLLAITSVWVAPALQRRFGAVPTVLGSLALFGLDLAAMAIWTDDKTVLVVGVIVAGAFLGVNNTVITEAVMGAAPVERPVASAAYSFVRFSGGAVAPYAAGKLGENVSVHAPFWMGAGAVGLAIVVLAVGAKHLRGEHAPAAHSEAEAEAELIGDAS; encoded by the coding sequence GTGACCCACGCCGTCACCGACACCCGGACCACCCACGAGGCCCCCACGGACTCCCCCGGCGGCGGCTTCTTCGACCAGCCCCGCGCCGTCTGGGCCGTGGCGTTCGCCTGCGTCATCTCGTTCATGGGCATCGGCCTCGTGGACCCGATCCTCAAGTCGATCGCCGACCAGCTCGACGCCACACCGAGCCAGGTCTCGCTGCTGTTCACGAGCTACATGGCCGTCATGGGCGTCGCCATGCTCGTCACCGGCGTCGTCTCCAGCCGGATCGGCGCCAAGAAGACGCTGCTGTCCGGCCTGGCCCTGATCATCGTCTTCTCGGCCCTCGCGGGGATGTCCGACTCGATCGGCGCGATCGTCGCCTTCCGCGCCGGCTGGGGCCTGGGCAACGCGCTCTTCATCGCGACCGCCCTCTCGACCATCGTGACCGCCGCCCGCGGCTCGGTCGCGCAGGCGATCATCCTGTTCGAGGCCGCGCTCGGGCTCGGCATCGCGGCCGGCCCGCTGCTCGGCGGCGCGCTCGGCTCGATCTCGTGGCGCGCGCCGTTCCTCGGCGTCGCCGGCCTGATGACGATCGCCTTGGTCGCGACGACCTTCCTGCTCCCGAGCACACCCGCCGTGGGCCGTCGTACGTCGCTGGCCGACCCGTTCCGCGCCCTGCGCTACCCCGGCCTGCTGACGATCGCGCTGACCGCGCTGTTCTACAACATGGGCTTCTTCACCCTGCTCGCCTTCACGCCCTTCCCGCTGGACATGAACGCCCACCAGGTCGGCCTGATCTTCTTCGGCTGGGGCCTGCTGCTCGCGATCACCTCGGTCTGGGTCGCCCCGGCCCTCCAGCGCCGCTTCGGTGCGGTCCCGACCGTGCTCGGCTCGCTGGCGCTCTTCGGTCTCGACCTCGCCGCGATGGCGATCTGGACCGACGACAAGACCGTCCTGGTCGTCGGCGTGATCGTCGCGGGCGCGTTCCTCGGCGTGAACAACACCGTCATCACCGAGGCCGTCATGGGCGCCGCCCCGGTCGAGCGCCCGGTCGCCTCCGCGGCGTACTCCTTCGTCCGCTTCTCCGGCGGTGCCGTCGCGCCGTACGCCGCCGGCAAGCTCGGTGAGAACGTCTCCGTGCACGCGCCGTTCTGGATGGGTGCCGGCGCGGTCGGCCTGGCCATCGTGGTCCTCGCTGTCGGCGCGAAGCACCTGCGCGGCGAGCACGCCCCGGCCGCCCACAGCGAGGCGGAGGCCGAGGCCGAGCTCATCGGCGACGCGAGCTGA
- a CDS encoding MFS transporter produces the protein MKWSESFAPMRERNFRWYFLSRTVNMTGGAMAAVALAFAVLEVSSSPSALGTVLAAHSIPMVVFLLAGGVIADRFGRKLVIQVSNVASGLSQLAIAGLVLGGHAQLWQIVVLSAVNGVVMAVSFPALVSVLPQLVPRHQLQPANVLMAMVRNSLTIVGPSVAGLLVVTAGAGWALAVDGISYLVAALLLLRVTLPPPSRQEKSSVVTDLREGWTYFRSTTWLWAVVLAFCLICAIHQGGYFTLGPVLAKQGDIGESGWGLILSAEAVGLLVTTLVMLRVSLQRPLFWGMIGTAAYGLPLIALGADGHLVTVVVASFLAGVGIEVFGLGWNLAMQENVPEDMLSRAFSYDAFGSFMAVPIGQLVAGPLALAFGIERVILVAGIALMAVALLTLLSRAVRDLPRVSTVEPATTTPAGAPGTA, from the coding sequence ATGAAGTGGTCCGAGTCGTTCGCCCCGATGCGCGAGCGCAACTTCCGGTGGTACTTCCTCTCCCGCACCGTCAACATGACCGGCGGCGCGATGGCGGCCGTGGCGCTCGCCTTCGCGGTCCTCGAGGTCAGCAGCTCCCCCAGCGCGCTCGGCACGGTCCTGGCGGCGCACAGCATCCCGATGGTCGTCTTCCTGCTCGCCGGCGGCGTGATCGCCGACCGCTTCGGCCGCAAGCTCGTCATCCAGGTCTCGAACGTCGCCTCCGGGCTGAGTCAGCTCGCCATCGCCGGCCTGGTGCTCGGCGGGCACGCCCAGCTGTGGCAGATCGTCGTCCTCAGCGCCGTCAACGGCGTCGTGATGGCGGTCAGCTTCCCGGCCCTCGTGAGCGTGCTCCCCCAGCTGGTGCCGCGCCACCAGCTCCAGCCCGCCAACGTGCTGATGGCGATGGTGCGCAACTCCCTGACGATCGTCGGTCCGAGCGTGGCGGGCCTGCTGGTCGTCACCGCCGGCGCCGGCTGGGCGCTGGCCGTCGACGGCATCAGCTACCTCGTCGCCGCCCTCCTGCTGCTGCGCGTCACGCTCCCGCCCCCGTCCCGCCAGGAGAAGTCGTCGGTCGTCACGGACCTGCGCGAGGGCTGGACCTACTTCCGCAGCACCACCTGGCTCTGGGCCGTCGTGCTCGCCTTCTGCCTGATCTGCGCGATCCACCAGGGCGGCTACTTCACGCTCGGCCCGGTCCTCGCCAAGCAGGGCGACATCGGCGAGAGCGGCTGGGGGCTCATCCTGTCGGCCGAGGCCGTCGGCCTGCTCGTGACGACCCTCGTGATGCTCCGCGTGAGCCTCCAGCGCCCGCTCTTCTGGGGGATGATCGGCACCGCGGCGTACGGCCTGCCCCTCATCGCCCTCGGCGCCGACGGCCACCTCGTCACGGTCGTCGTCGCGTCGTTCCTCGCCGGCGTCGGGATCGAGGTCTTCGGGCTGGGGTGGAACCTCGCCATGCAGGAGAACGTGCCCGAGGACATGCTCTCGCGCGCCTTCTCGTACGACGCCTTCGGCTCGTTCATGGCGGTGCCGATCGGCCAGCTGGTGGCCGGACCACTCGCGCTGGCCTTCGGGATCGAGCGCGTCATCCTGGTGGCCGGGATCGCCCTGATGGCCGTCGCGCTGCTGACCCTGCTGTCGCGCGCGGTGCGCGACCTGCCGCGCGTGTCGACCGTGGAGCCCGCCACGACCACGCCCGCCGGCGCGCCGGGCACGGCCTAG
- a CDS encoding ArsR/SmtB family transcription factor, translating to MGASRGTADGDVAALRAVAHPLRLQILSLLTGAAMSAAELARELGTTHANASYHLRVLADAGEVVEAGEETIRGGVAKRYRHVWDARTKDPDATPRPEGDLTPDVQAMATELTRRFAGRGHPTGVALCDAELWVDPEVWESVLALTAQASRLIHESARPPHADGAVHVNLTMAAFGMSRPTDPDTHTEPATAAPEETR from the coding sequence ATGGGCGCGAGCAGGGGCACCGCCGACGGCGACGTGGCGGCGCTGCGGGCGGTGGCGCACCCGCTGCGGCTGCAGATCCTCTCGCTGCTCACCGGGGCGGCGATGAGCGCGGCCGAGCTGGCGCGCGAGCTCGGCACGACGCACGCGAACGCGTCGTACCACCTGCGGGTGCTCGCGGACGCGGGCGAGGTGGTCGAGGCCGGCGAGGAGACGATCCGGGGCGGGGTCGCCAAGCGCTACCGGCACGTCTGGGACGCCCGCACGAAGGACCCCGACGCGACACCCCGCCCCGAGGGCGACCTCACGCCCGACGTCCAGGCGATGGCGACCGAGCTGACCCGGCGGTTCGCGGGGCGCGGCCACCCCACCGGCGTCGCGCTGTGCGACGCCGAGCTCTGGGTCGACCCCGAGGTCTGGGAGTCGGTCCTGGCGCTCACCGCGCAGGCCTCCCGACTGATCCACGAGAGCGCCCGGCCCCCGCACGCCGACGGCGCGGTGCACGTCAACCTCACGATGGCGGCCTTCGGGATGAGCCGGCCGACCGACCCAGACACTCACACCGAGCCCGCCACTGCGGCACCGGAGGAGACCCGATGA
- a CDS encoding NUDIX hydrolase, with translation MPIPPFVVELRKLVGTHELWLPAVTAVVRRGDELLLTRRADNDAWAPVTGIVDPGEEPGVAARREALEETGVEITVDRLASVSVSPQVTHANGDLGVYLDLTFACTWVAGEAHVADDENVDVRWWPLDGLPPMEAFLEERIASVLAAETATRFVR, from the coding sequence ATGCCGATCCCGCCGTTCGTCGTCGAGCTCCGCAAGCTCGTGGGCACGCACGAGCTCTGGCTGCCGGCCGTCACCGCCGTCGTACGCCGCGGGGACGAGCTGCTGCTGACCCGTCGGGCGGACAACGACGCGTGGGCGCCGGTCACCGGGATCGTCGACCCCGGTGAGGAGCCCGGGGTCGCCGCCCGGCGCGAGGCGCTCGAGGAGACCGGCGTCGAGATCACCGTCGACCGCCTCGCCTCGGTGAGCGTCAGCCCGCAGGTGACCCACGCCAACGGCGACCTCGGCGTCTACCTCGACCTCACCTTCGCCTGCACCTGGGTGGCAGGTGAGGCGCACGTCGCCGACGACGAGAACGTCGACGTGCGGTGGTGGCCGCTCGACGGGCTGCCGCCGATGGAGGCGTTCCTCGAGGAGCGGATCGCCAGCGTCCTCGCGGCTGAGACCGCGACGAGGTTCGTGCGCTGA
- a CDS encoding enoyl-CoA hydratase: MPDAASSEPVSGTSGTDLEVRVEDGALWLTLNRPHVFNALTADMADDLARIVEEATARDDVRVVAVTGTGHAFSTGADISGADAHEHFDVSALDRANRIIRAITSLDKPVVAGVNGVAAGVGCSAALAADLVVAASSASFLLAFARIGLMPDGGATATVAASIGRARAMRMALLAEPLTAQEAYDAGLVTHVAPDDEFPDVLAKLVRRLAAGPPLAFAATKKAVNAATLTSLEPALERERTGQSVLLRTADVAEGMRAFSERRRPVFRGE; encoded by the coding sequence TTGCCTGACGCCGCCTCCTCCGAGCCCGTCTCCGGCACCTCCGGGACCGACCTCGAGGTGCGCGTCGAGGACGGTGCGCTCTGGCTGACCCTGAACCGGCCGCACGTCTTCAACGCCCTGACGGCCGACATGGCCGACGACCTGGCCCGGATCGTGGAGGAGGCGACGGCCCGCGACGACGTACGCGTCGTGGCCGTCACCGGCACCGGCCACGCCTTCAGCACCGGCGCCGACATCTCGGGTGCCGACGCGCACGAGCACTTCGACGTCTCCGCGCTGGACCGCGCGAACCGGATCATCCGCGCGATCACGTCGCTCGACAAGCCGGTCGTCGCCGGGGTGAACGGCGTCGCGGCCGGGGTCGGCTGCTCCGCCGCGCTCGCCGCCGACCTGGTCGTCGCGGCCTCGTCGGCGTCCTTCCTGCTCGCCTTCGCCCGGATCGGGCTGATGCCCGACGGCGGCGCCACCGCCACCGTCGCCGCCTCGATCGGCCGGGCCCGCGCGATGCGGATGGCCCTGCTCGCCGAGCCGCTCACCGCCCAGGAGGCGTACGACGCCGGCCTGGTCACCCACGTCGCCCCCGACGACGAGTTCCCCGACGTGCTCGCGAAGCTCGTGCGCCGCCTGGCCGCCGGCCCGCCCCTCGCCTTCGCCGCCACCAAGAAGGCCGTCAACGCCGCGACCCTCACCTCCCTCGAGCCCGCCCTCGAGCGCGAGCGCACCGGCCAGAGCGTCCTGCTCCGCACCGCCGACGTCGCCGAGGGGATGCGGGCCTTCTCCGAGCGCCGGCGGCCGGTGTTCCGCGGGGAGTGA
- a CDS encoding Mov34/MPN/PAD-1 family protein: protein MLTIDQATYDAIVAHAKRDHPDEACGIVAGPEGSDRAERLVEMVNAAGSPTFYEFDSTDLFQLYKEMDANDEEPVVIYHSHTATEAYPSRTDIGLASEPNAHYVLVSTREHGNIEGPVEFRSYSITDGQVTEEEVIVVPSLDD from the coding sequence GTGCTGACCATCGACCAGGCGACGTACGACGCCATCGTCGCGCACGCCAAGCGTGACCACCCGGACGAGGCCTGCGGCATCGTCGCCGGCCCGGAGGGCAGCGACCGCGCGGAGCGGCTCGTCGAGATGGTGAACGCCGCGGGCAGCCCGACGTTCTACGAGTTCGACTCGACCGACCTCTTCCAGCTCTACAAGGAGATGGACGCGAACGACGAGGAGCCGGTGGTGATCTACCACTCGCACACCGCCACCGAGGCCTACCCCAGCCGCACCGACATCGGCCTCGCGAGCGAGCCGAACGCCCACTATGTGCTGGTCAGCACACGTGAGCACGGGAATATCGAGGGCCCCGTGGAGTTCAGGTCCTACAGCATCACCGACGGCCAGGTGACCGAGGAAGAGGTCATCGTCGTCCCGTCCCTGGACGACTGA
- a CDS encoding DUF2017 family protein codes for MSGFARHRRSRLVIANFTGFEADLLRSLASQLVELLRNEAAVPREDMDPFEAMMDFSGPTSEPEDPVLARLFPTAYPGDEEASAEFRRFTEGALRDGKANAAVTIIDRLEEAGLPAELSEDGLMIDVELDEATAETWMRSFTDLRLALATRLGIEDGDEDVWHALSDEDPRAQAHDIYEWVGYLQETLVEALSDRR; via the coding sequence GTGAGCGGCTTCGCCCGGCACCGGCGCAGCCGGCTGGTCATCGCGAACTTCACCGGCTTCGAGGCCGACCTGCTGCGGTCGCTGGCCTCGCAGCTCGTCGAGCTGCTGCGCAACGAGGCGGCCGTCCCGCGCGAGGACATGGACCCGTTCGAGGCGATGATGGACTTCTCCGGGCCGACGTCCGAGCCGGAGGACCCCGTGCTGGCGCGGCTCTTCCCGACGGCCTACCCCGGCGACGAGGAGGCCTCGGCCGAGTTTCGCCGCTTCACCGAGGGCGCGCTGCGCGACGGCAAGGCGAACGCCGCGGTGACGATCATCGACCGCCTCGAGGAGGCCGGCCTGCCGGCCGAGCTGAGCGAGGACGGCCTGATGATCGACGTCGAGCTCGACGAGGCGACGGCCGAGACCTGGATGCGCTCCTTCACCGACCTGCGCCTCGCCCTGGCCACCCGGCTGGGTATCGAGGACGGCGACGAGGACGTCTGGCACGCGCTGTCCGACGAGGACCCCCGCGCGCAGGCGCACGACATCTACGAGTGGGTCGGCTACCTGCAGGAGACGCTCGTCGAGGCCCTGTCCGACCGGCGCTGA
- a CDS encoding nicotinate phosphoribosyltransferase has protein sequence MPPPPAPSTALLTDHYELTMLQAALRSGTAHRRSVFELFPRRLPEGRRYGVVAGVGRALDALEAFTFDDAALAALDGVVDAPTLDWLAGYRFTGDVWGYAEGETYFPYSPLVTVEASFAEAVLLETVLLSIYNHDAAIASAASRMTLVAGDRPCIEMGSRRTHEEAAVACARAAYVAGFATSSNLAARQRYDVPTAGTSAHSFTLLHDTEEQAFRAQVDALGVGTTLLVDTYDIREAVRLAVEVAGPGLGAVRLDSGDLGVLAHEVRAQLDDLGATGTRIVVTSDLDEFAIAGLAAAPVDGYGVGTQLVTGSGHPTCGFVYKLVSREGPDGSMVSVAKRSHDKISIGGRKFALRRRDARGTAEAEVVGIGVPPHDDGDDRPLLVPLVRDGEVVGRESLDAARARHLASRAELPAAAQQMSRGEPVIPTLHVEGTVEG, from the coding sequence GTGCCCCCACCGCCCGCACCCTCCACCGCCCTCCTGACCGACCACTACGAGCTGACGATGCTGCAGGCCGCGCTGCGCTCCGGCACCGCGCACCGGCGCTCGGTGTTCGAGCTGTTCCCGCGGCGGCTCCCCGAGGGCAGGCGGTACGGCGTCGTGGCCGGCGTCGGCCGGGCCCTCGACGCCCTGGAGGCGTTCACCTTCGACGACGCCGCGCTCGCGGCGCTCGACGGCGTGGTCGACGCCCCGACGCTCGACTGGCTCGCGGGCTACCGCTTCACCGGCGACGTCTGGGGCTACGCCGAAGGCGAGACCTACTTCCCCTACTCCCCCCTGGTCACGGTCGAGGCGAGCTTCGCCGAGGCGGTGCTGCTCGAGACCGTGCTGCTGTCGATCTACAACCACGACGCGGCGATCGCCTCGGCGGCCTCGCGGATGACGCTCGTCGCGGGCGACCGGCCGTGCATCGAGATGGGCTCACGGCGTACCCACGAGGAGGCGGCGGTCGCGTGCGCCCGGGCGGCGTACGTCGCCGGCTTCGCGACCAGCTCGAACCTCGCCGCGCGCCAGCGGTACGACGTCCCGACGGCCGGCACCAGCGCGCACAGCTTCACGCTGCTGCACGACACCGAGGAGCAGGCGTTCCGCGCCCAGGTCGACGCCCTCGGCGTCGGGACGACGCTGCTCGTCGACACCTACGACATCCGCGAGGCGGTCCGGCTGGCCGTCGAGGTGGCCGGGCCGGGGCTGGGCGCCGTCCGCCTCGACTCGGGCGACCTCGGCGTGCTCGCCCACGAGGTGCGCGCCCAGCTCGACGACCTCGGCGCCACCGGCACCCGGATCGTGGTGACGAGCGACCTCGACGAGTTCGCCATCGCGGGCCTGGCCGCGGCCCCCGTGGACGGGTACGGCGTCGGCACCCAGCTGGTCACCGGCAGCGGCCACCCCACCTGCGGCTTCGTCTACAAGCTGGTCTCCCGCGAGGGGCCCGACGGGTCGATGGTGTCCGTGGCCAAGCGCAGCCACGACAAGATCTCGATCGGCGGCCGGAAGTTCGCCCTGCGCCGCCGCGACGCCCGCGGGACCGCGGAGGCCGAGGTCGTCGGCATCGGCGTACCCCCGCACGACGACGGGGACGACCGCCCCCTGCTGGTGCCGCTGGTGCGCGACGGCGAGGTGGTCGGCCGCGAGTCGCTGGACGCCGCGCGCGCCCGGCACCTCGCGTCGCGCGCCGAGCTGCCGGCGGCCGCGCAGCAGATGTCCCGCGGGGAGCCGGTCATCCCGACGCTGCACGTCGAGGGGACGGTGGAGGGCTGA
- a CDS encoding alpha/beta hydrolase yields the protein MAAVTCDFFSDELEMGTSVSVVLPQVTREQIGVSGDAGDAGAGRDLPVLYLLHGLSDDHSAWTRYTSIERYAAAAGIAVVMPAVGRSFYADEAHGHRYWSYASEELPQVMRSFFRISDRPEDTFVAGLSMGGYGALKLALTHPERYAAAASLSGGLDVATLAGFPHRKALFERVFDGTPGPGDDLFALLAAADVAALPPLHVSCGTDDPLLPMSERMVAEARAAGADVTDDFRPGAHEWGLWDAVVADVIAWLPVRRGTTP from the coding sequence ATGGCCGCCGTCACCTGCGACTTCTTCTCCGACGAGCTCGAGATGGGCACGTCGGTCTCGGTGGTCCTCCCCCAGGTCACCCGCGAGCAGATCGGGGTGTCGGGCGACGCCGGGGACGCCGGCGCCGGTCGCGACCTGCCGGTCCTCTACCTCCTGCACGGGCTCTCCGACGACCACTCCGCGTGGACGCGCTACACGTCGATCGAGCGGTACGCCGCCGCGGCCGGGATCGCGGTCGTGATGCCGGCCGTCGGGCGCAGCTTCTACGCCGACGAGGCGCACGGGCACCGCTACTGGTCCTACGCCTCCGAGGAGCTGCCGCAGGTGATGCGGTCGTTCTTCCGGATCTCGGACCGGCCGGAGGACACGTTCGTCGCCGGCCTGTCGATGGGCGGGTACGGCGCGCTCAAGCTCGCGTTGACGCACCCGGAGCGGTACGCCGCCGCCGCGTCGCTGTCGGGCGGGCTCGACGTCGCCACCCTGGCCGGCTTCCCCCACCGCAAGGCGCTCTTCGAGCGCGTCTTCGACGGCACCCCCGGCCCCGGCGACGACCTCTTCGCGCTGCTGGCCGCAGCCGACGTCGCGGCGCTGCCGCCGCTGCACGTCTCCTGCGGCACCGACGACCCGCTGCTGCCGATGAGCGAGCGGATGGTCGCGGAGGCGCGGGCCGCCGGCGCGGACGTGACCGACGACTTCCGCCCGGGCGCCCACGAGTGGGGGCTCTGGGACGCGGTCGTCGCGGACGTGATCGCCTGGCTACCGGTGCGTCGCGGGACGACGCCCTAG